The following proteins are co-located in the Sphingobacteriia bacterium genome:
- the ispH gene encoding 4-hydroxy-3-methylbut-2-enyl diphosphate reductase: MKVILAQPRGFCAGVERAIDIVEQALKKYGPPVYVRHEIVHNKYVVESLRSKGAIFVDELAEIPEGAVTIFSAHGVAEEVENGAEIRNLDVIDATCPLVTKVHREAQNLEAKGYDIILIGHEGHPEVIGTAGRVNKPVTLVSSVSDVEKIQINDPNKVGYVTQTTLSVDETKEIIEALKNKFPNIIGPNLKDICYATQNRQNAVKDLSNMVDLILVIGAKNSSNSNRLRDLGEEMGVRSYLISGPESIVSEWFSNVKKAVGITAGASAPEILVEQVIERIKEISGTISVSTMEGVIENTKFKLPKKLLVEA; encoded by the coding sequence ATGAAAGTAATATTGGCGCAGCCTAGAGGTTTTTGCGCAGGTGTTGAAAGAGCAATTGATATTGTTGAACAAGCTTTAAAAAAATATGGACCTCCAGTTTATGTTAGACACGAGATTGTTCACAATAAATATGTTGTGGAAAGTTTACGTTCAAAAGGAGCAATATTTGTCGATGAATTGGCAGAAATTCCTGAAGGCGCTGTAACAATTTTTAGTGCCCATGGTGTAGCTGAAGAAGTTGAAAATGGCGCTGAAATTCGTAACCTTGATGTTATAGATGCAACTTGCCCTTTGGTAACCAAAGTACATAGAGAAGCTCAAAATTTAGAAGCTAAAGGGTATGATATTATCCTTATCGGTCATGAAGGTCATCCTGAAGTGATAGGTACTGCAGGTAGAGTAAATAAACCTGTTACCCTTGTATCGTCAGTAAGTGATGTGGAAAAAATTCAAATTAATGATCCCAATAAAGTTGGTTATGTAACTCAAACTACCTTAAGTGTTGATGAGACAAAAGAAATTATTGAAGCTTTAAAAAACAAGTTTCCAAATATAATTGGCCCTAATTTAAAAGACATTTGTTACGCTACTCAAAACCGCCAAAATGCAGTAAAAGATTTGTCAAATATGGTGGATTTGATTCTTGTAATAGGAGCTAAAAATAGCTCAAATTCTAATAGACTTCGCGATCTAGGAGAAGAAATGGGGGTTAGAAGCTATTTAATTTCAGGTCCTGAAAGTATAGTTTCTGAATGGTTTAGCAATGTTAAAAAAGCTGTAGGTATAACCGCAGGTGCTTCTGCTCCTGAAATATTGGTCGAACAAGTAATTGAGCGTATAAAAGAAATTTCTGGTACTATTTCCGTTTCTACAATGGAAGGTGTAATTGAGAATACTAAATTTAAGCTACCAAAAAAACTTTTAGTTGAAGCGTAA
- the zapE gene encoding cell division protein ZapE → MPELIRNLYKNYLKQNNYNFDKEQENLSIALDNLLKRFDHFQKRKTSITNKILGKVFSVSIESPKGLYIYGGVGKGKTFLMKLFFESVKTDRKLFIHFHDFIKIIHENLHVIRNKSKDRNTGITDPIQALAEKFCKDFDIICLDELHLLDVSDAMILSRVFAEFYKLGMVFVVTSNREPEDLYKQDYGKEHFRNFIEQLLMKMEVYNLTSPEDYRMNKIKALKEVYFVQNETKLNDIVANVFKDLEFEPVAIEVMGRELKLRKTYKNILLTDFKELCENPLSQLDYIEICKKFALIIINNIPKMSLEMHNEAKRFMMLIDQMYNHNVLLICNAYTKPEELYLDGKGAFEFQRTISRLNEMQSESYIKKNSASDFLKGA, encoded by the coding sequence ATGCCAGAATTAATTAGAAATTTATATAAAAATTATTTAAAACAAAATAATTATAATTTTGATAAAGAGCAGGAAAATCTAAGCATTGCCTTAGATAATCTCCTAAAACGCTTTGACCATTTTCAAAAAAGAAAAACAAGCATTACTAATAAAATTTTAGGAAAAGTTTTTAGCGTAAGCATTGAATCTCCTAAGGGTCTATATATTTATGGAGGAGTAGGTAAAGGTAAGACCTTTTTAATGAAGCTTTTTTTTGAATCTGTAAAGACTGACAGAAAGTTATTTATACATTTTCATGATTTTATAAAAATTATTCATGAAAACCTTCATGTAATTAGAAATAAGAGTAAAGATAGAAATACCGGAATCACAGATCCTATACAAGCTTTAGCCGAGAAATTTTGTAAAGATTTTGATATAATTTGCTTAGATGAATTGCATCTTTTAGATGTTTCTGACGCCATGATACTTTCAAGAGTTTTTGCAGAATTCTATAAATTAGGTATGGTTTTCGTAGTAACGTCTAACCGTGAACCAGAAGATTTATACAAGCAAGACTATGGAAAAGAGCATTTTCGGAATTTTATTGAGCAATTACTTATGAAAATGGAAGTATATAATCTTACAAGTCCTGAAGATTATAGAATGAATAAGATAAAAGCCTTAAAAGAAGTATATTTTGTACAAAATGAAACTAAATTAAATGATATTGTTGCAAATGTATTTAAAGATTTAGAATTTGAACCGGTAGCTATAGAAGTTATGGGTAGAGAACTTAAATTAAGAAAAACATATAAAAATATTCTTTTAACAGATTTCAAAGAATTATGTGAAAATCCGTTATCACAGCTAGATTATATAGAAATTTGTAAGAAATTTGCCTTGATAATTATTAATAATATCCCTAAAATGTCCTTAGAAATGCACAATGAAGCTAAAAGATTTATGATGCTTATTGATCAAATGTATAATCATAATGTGCTATTAATTTGTAATGCTTATACAAAGCCTGAAGAGCTTTATTTAGATGGAAAAGGGGCTTTTGAATTCCAAAGGACTATTTCAAGGCTTAACGAAATGCAATCAGAAAGTTATATTAAGAAAAATTCGGCTTCTGATTTTTTAAAAGGAGCGTAA
- a CDS encoding AAA family ATPase — protein sequence MQILGHKQQIDLVLNRITGERPINSWLFTGPKGIGKATAAKFIATKVLKTTNIIHPEILIIDSDSIQNKLIPIEKVREVGEFVKLTSTNSGFKIIIIDDIDSISINAANALLKVVEEPKTNVFIFLISHNVHKVIKTIKSRCAIIKFLGLSSDLCTQVLDSTPNLPSSNEIIDLMTITDNCPGKVVEFINTKALDFYYKLISIILNNSKILDIKSLPEIKHETGWFLITRLINICLKLHLNVPVTLTHFEEENLPKIASNLDKFNLFNLSNEANILLNDLQRINMDYNQVIFLVTKMFERKQ from the coding sequence ATGCAAATTTTAGGTCATAAACAACAAATTGATTTAGTTTTAAACAGAATTACTGGCGAAAGACCTATTAATAGCTGGCTATTTACAGGCCCAAAGGGTATTGGAAAAGCTACAGCAGCAAAGTTTATTGCAACTAAAGTTTTAAAAACTACCAATATAATTCACCCTGAAATTCTCATTATAGATTCTGATTCTATTCAAAATAAACTTATACCTATTGAAAAAGTAAGAGAAGTTGGGGAGTTTGTGAAACTTACTAGTACAAACTCTGGATTCAAAATTATTATTATTGATGACATTGATTCAATAAGTATAAATGCTGCTAATGCACTTTTAAAGGTAGTGGAAGAACCAAAAACTAACGTTTTTATTTTTCTCATAAGCCATAATGTGCATAAAGTAATTAAAACTATTAAATCACGTTGTGCGATTATAAAATTTTTAGGACTTTCTTCTGATTTATGTACTCAGGTTTTAGACTCAACCCCAAATCTTCCTTCTAGTAATGAAATTATTGATTTAATGACTATAACCGATAATTGTCCGGGTAAAGTTGTAGAATTCATTAATACAAAAGCTTTAGATTTTTATTACAAATTAATTAGTATTATTCTAAATAATTCAAAAATTTTAGATATTAAATCGCTTCCAGAAATAAAACATGAAACTGGCTGGTTTTTAATTACAAGATTAATTAATATTTGTTTAAAATTACATTTAAATGTTCCAGTTACTCTTACCCATTTTGAGGAAGAAAATTTACCGAAAATAGCTAGTAACCTTGATAAATTTAATTTATTTAATTTATCTAATGAAGCTAATATATTACTAAATGATTTACAAAGAATTAATATGGATTATAATCAAGTTATTTTCTTAGTAACAAAGATGTTTGAAAGGAAACAATAG
- a CDS encoding methionine--tRNA ligase yields the protein MSNTFYITTPIYYVNDVPHIGHAYTSIAADVMARYHRLNDEKVYFLTGTDEHGQKVASSSQKNNMTPQEFTDFYSGKFREMSGKLNLSNDDFIRTTESRHKKAAQAFWNKLKDNGHIYLGSYAGWYAIRDEAFYQESELVDGKAPTGAPVEWVEEPSYFFSLSKFQDKLLKFYEENPNFIWPKSRRNEVISFVKSGLKDLSVSRTSFSWGVPVPNDEKHVMYVWLDALTNYISALGYPDESSDLYKNFWDKAVHLVGKDILRFHAVYWPAFLMAADLPLPKQIIAHGWWTNEGQKISKSLGNVINPYDLVNFFGLDQTRYFLLREVPFGNDGNYAKLNAIRRINSELSNNIGNLSQRTLSFLNKNCGGIIPNKRDEDNLSNEVKKLVEEYHKNFLNHEFSEALETIINIGNLANAYIDEKAPWKLKKENPELMEHSLYHLIFSIKVIGILLIPFMPSLATNMLDLLSIPENERNFKNIFNELQTGIILPEPKVIFPKLEEQEAVI from the coding sequence ATGTCGAATACCTTTTATATTACTACTCCAATTTATTACGTTAATGACGTTCCACATATTGGACATGCTTATACAAGTATAGCTGCAGATGTAATGGCCAGATACCACAGATTAAATGATGAGAAAGTATATTTTCTTACAGGTACAGACGAACATGGTCAAAAAGTTGCGAGCTCAAGCCAAAAAAATAATATGACCCCTCAAGAATTTACTGATTTTTATTCAGGTAAATTTCGTGAAATGTCAGGAAAATTAAATCTTTCAAATGATGATTTTATTAGAACTACTGAAAGCAGACATAAAAAAGCTGCGCAAGCCTTTTGGAATAAATTAAAAGATAATGGTCATATTTACCTTGGATCATACGCTGGCTGGTATGCAATAAGAGATGAAGCTTTTTATCAAGAGTCTGAACTTGTTGACGGTAAAGCTCCAACAGGTGCTCCTGTTGAATGGGTAGAAGAGCCAAGCTATTTCTTCTCATTATCAAAATTCCAAGACAAGTTACTTAAATTTTATGAAGAAAATCCTAATTTTATTTGGCCAAAATCTAGAAGAAATGAAGTAATAAGTTTTGTTAAATCTGGTTTAAAAGATCTTTCGGTTTCTCGTACAAGCTTTTCTTGGGGAGTACCTGTTCCTAATGACGAAAAACATGTAATGTATGTTTGGCTTGATGCTTTAACTAATTATATTTCTGCGCTTGGTTACCCTGATGAGAGTTCAGATCTTTATAAAAATTTCTGGGATAAAGCAGTGCATTTAGTAGGGAAAGATATTTTAAGATTCCATGCTGTATACTGGCCTGCTTTCTTAATGGCAGCTGACCTTCCTTTACCAAAACAAATTATAGCCCACGGATGGTGGACAAATGAAGGACAAAAAATTTCTAAATCTCTTGGCAATGTTATTAATCCATATGATTTAGTTAATTTTTTTGGCTTAGATCAAACCCGTTATTTTTTACTTCGTGAAGTACCATTTGGAAATGATGGAAATTATGCAAAGCTAAATGCTATTAGAAGAATTAATAGCGAATTATCAAATAACATAGGTAACTTAAGCCAACGCACCTTATCTTTCCTAAATAAAAATTGTGGCGGAATAATTCCAAATAAACGTGATGAAGATAATTTAAGTAACGAAGTTAAAAAACTAGTTGAAGAATATCACAAAAATTTTCTTAACCATGAATTCAGTGAAGCATTAGAAACAATAATTAACATTGGTAACCTTGCAAATGCATATATTGATGAAAAAGCTCCATGGAAATTAAAAAAAGAAAATCCAGAACTTATGGAACATTCACTTTACCATTTAATTTTCTCTATTAAAGTTATTGGTATTTTGCTTATTCCTTTCATGCCAAGCCTTGCAACTAATATGCTTGATTTACTTTCAATTCCAGAAAATGAAAGAAATTTCAAAAATATTTTCAACGAATTACAAACTGGTATCATCTTACCAGAACCTAAAGTAATTTTCCCTAAATTAGAAGAGCAAGAAGCAGTTATTTAA
- a CDS encoding DUF2383 domain-containing protein, translating to MKSIFKRSFYVALTLITLNGLASDSIAQPANNEDVAKHLQTLTQYEIDGSFILSQAIDNVKNKALKEKLTKMKVECERNIKDLAALTHEYGREAPIHSRDFKGFFMQGYAAMRGLVSDKGVMSALHTNSKLILNAFEEALNSDLPDHVKTRLQRIYNTKKSHLDYFASQM from the coding sequence ATGAAATCTATATTTAAACGTTCCTTTTATGTAGCTTTAACATTAATTACTTTAAATGGTTTAGCTTCAGATTCAATAGCGCAACCTGCAAATAATGAAGATGTGGCAAAACATTTACAAACACTAACTCAATATGAAATTGATGGCTCATTTATTTTAAGTCAAGCTATCGATAACGTTAAAAATAAAGCATTAAAAGAAAAACTCACAAAAATGAAAGTTGAATGTGAGAGAAATATAAAAGACTTAGCAGCTTTAACTCATGAATATGGTAGAGAAGCACCTATTCATTCACGTGATTTTAAAGGATTCTTTATGCAAGGCTATGCAGCAATGCGTGGACTTGTTAGTGACAAAGGTGTAATGAGTGCTTTACATACTAATTCAAAATTAATTTTAAATGCTTTTGAGGAAGCTTTAAATTCTGATTTACCAGACCATGTAAAAACTAGATTACAAAGAATTTATAATACTAAAAAATCCCATTTAGATTACTTTGCAAGCCAAATGTAA
- the fliI gene encoding flagellar protein export ATPase FliI yields MVDFTQLGSDINSIPNYKIYGLVTSVKGLLIEGEGLAGIAGIGARCLIEAHQNHKILCEVVGIENNKVKLIPYEDVQGIAAGNKIEFLSEQGNCFPHDSWLGRILNANAEPIDELGGIKFGNLAYNLKAHPPSSHKRRRVEGKLDLGIKSLNTFTTCCYGQRMGIFAGSGVGKSMLLAMITKYSKADVKVIGLIGERGRELKEFIEEYLGPEGLKNAVVIVATSDESPLLRKQAAFLSMSVAEYFRDQGKEVLLMMDSVTRFAMAQREIGLSCGEPPATKGYTPTVFSELPKLLERAGPGTSEQGNITGLFSVLVEGDDTNEPISDAVRGILDGHIILDREIAERGRFPAINVLKSISRTMPGCNTKEEYALVQKSRQIMATYNDMNEIIRIGAYKKGSDPEVDLSIKLQPLFEDFLRQSPGDAFNFEYCYTEVEKILANK; encoded by the coding sequence ATGGTTGATTTCACCCAGCTTGGCAGTGATATTAATAGCATTCCAAATTATAAAATATATGGACTTGTTACTTCAGTTAAAGGGCTTTTAATTGAAGGAGAAGGACTTGCTGGAATTGCAGGAATTGGTGCAAGGTGCTTAATTGAAGCGCATCAAAATCATAAAATACTTTGTGAAGTTGTAGGTATTGAAAATAATAAAGTTAAGCTTATTCCTTATGAAGATGTTCAAGGAATTGCCGCTGGTAATAAAATTGAATTTTTATCTGAGCAAGGTAATTGTTTTCCACATGATTCATGGCTTGGTAGAATTCTTAATGCAAATGCAGAACCAATTGATGAATTAGGTGGAATTAAATTTGGTAATCTTGCTTATAATTTAAAAGCTCATCCACCTTCTTCGCATAAAAGAAGGAGAGTTGAAGGAAAATTAGATTTAGGAATTAAATCACTAAATACTTTTACAACCTGTTGCTATGGCCAAAGGATGGGTATTTTTGCAGGATCTGGTGTTGGAAAATCAATGCTACTTGCAATGATTACGAAATATTCTAAAGCGGATGTTAAGGTAATTGGACTCATTGGAGAAAGAGGAAGAGAGCTTAAGGAATTTATAGAAGAATACTTAGGGCCTGAAGGTTTAAAAAATGCTGTAGTAATAGTTGCAACTAGTGATGAATCTCCATTACTTAGAAAGCAAGCAGCGTTTTTAAGTATGTCGGTTGCTGAATATTTTAGAGATCAAGGAAAAGAAGTTTTGCTTATGATGGATAGTGTAACCAGGTTTGCGATGGCTCAAAGAGAAATAGGTTTATCATGTGGTGAGCCCCCAGCTACAAAAGGTTATACGCCAACAGTATTCTCTGAATTACCAAAATTATTAGAAAGAGCAGGGCCTGGAACTTCAGAACAAGGTAATATTACAGGATTATTTAGTGTACTTGTCGAAGGGGATGATACGAATGAGCCTATCTCCGATGCTGTTAGAGGTATATTAGATGGGCATATTATATTAGATAGAGAAATAGCAGAAAGAGGAAGATTTCCAGCAATAAACGTTCTTAAAAGTATTTCTCGTACAATGCCTGGATGTAATACTAAAGAAGAATATGCGCTAGTTCAAAAATCACGTCAAATTATGGCAACTTATAATGATATGAATGAAATTATAAGAATTGGTGCTTATAAAAAAGGAAGCGACCCCGAAGTTGATTTATCAATTAAACTTCAACCTTTATTTGAAGATTTTTTACGACAATCGCCTGGTGATGCTTTCAATTTTGAATATTGTTATACTGAGGTTGAAAAGATTTTAGCTAATAAATAA
- a CDS encoding DASS family sodium-coupled anion symporter — translation MQKYISYTKLIGLFLGPLVFTSLMLTPNPDIIPLPVWKFLACTSFMIIWWVFEPVPYAVTALLPAVLYPVTGVLSSYDTFSAYGNPYIFLFMGGFFIAIALEKHNLHSFIAYRAIKVIGFDPSKVVLGMMSATYFLSMWMSNTAACMMMLPIAISIINMLGNTVEDNKYKTNFITSLLLSIPYAATIGGTATVIGSPPNIILASFFAESFEVDISFVKWLYFGIPFSVIMLFAGWIILTKILFRSKFRFDSLDHYIKEEFAEYFLTNSQVKVLVIFLFTIFLWIVRPFLANATTFEINDEIIAVFCGLLLFVTPINLTKGKFLLEWKDTEKLPWGILLLFGGGIAISSAINYLEIFKVIGNFVKANGKITQLSFILISVIVIAIITEFINNTALSVSVIPIMAALCIALGFNPLIVSLIATFTLSLSFMLAIATPPNSFVFINDHLNGKDMAKAGFLLKIVGIILIIIFYTSGLFDVYKIDFKVVQQLETT, via the coding sequence ATGCAAAAATACATTTCTTATACTAAGCTAATTGGTTTATTCTTAGGTCCATTAGTTTTTACAAGCCTTATGTTAACTCCAAATCCAGATATAATTCCACTACCCGTATGGAAATTTCTTGCTTGTACGAGCTTTATGATTATTTGGTGGGTATTTGAGCCGGTACCATACGCTGTGACTGCTCTTTTACCAGCAGTACTTTATCCTGTAACAGGTGTGTTAAGTTCATACGATACTTTTAGCGCTTATGGTAACCCTTATATATTTTTATTCATGGGAGGTTTCTTTATAGCTATTGCGCTAGAAAAGCATAATCTTCATAGTTTTATTGCATACAGAGCTATAAAAGTAATAGGTTTTGATCCAAGTAAAGTAGTATTAGGTATGATGTCTGCTACGTATTTTTTAAGTATGTGGATGAGTAATACAGCAGCTTGTATGATGATGCTTCCAATTGCTATTAGTATAATAAATATGCTTGGAAATACTGTTGAAGACAATAAATATAAAACTAATTTTATTACAAGTTTATTACTTAGTATTCCATATGCGGCTACTATTGGAGGAACTGCAACTGTAATAGGTAGTCCACCAAATATTATTCTTGCAAGTTTTTTTGCTGAATCTTTTGAAGTAGATATAAGTTTTGTTAAATGGTTATATTTTGGTATCCCATTTTCAGTAATAATGCTATTTGCAGGTTGGATAATTCTAACGAAAATACTTTTTCGCTCAAAATTTAGATTCGATTCATTAGATCATTACATTAAAGAAGAATTTGCAGAATATTTTTTAACTAATAGCCAAGTAAAAGTATTAGTTATTTTCTTATTTACAATTTTTCTTTGGATTGTAAGGCCGTTTTTAGCTAATGCCACAACTTTTGAAATAAATGATGAAATTATTGCTGTATTCTGTGGATTGTTATTATTTGTAACGCCTATTAATTTAACGAAAGGTAAATTTCTCTTAGAATGGAAAGATACTGAAAAACTACCCTGGGGAATTTTATTATTATTTGGTGGTGGTATAGCAATTAGTAGTGCAATAAATTACTTAGAAATTTTCAAAGTTATCGGCAATTTTGTAAAAGCTAATGGTAAAATTACACAATTAAGTTTTATATTAATTTCCGTAATTGTTATAGCTATTATCACTGAGTTTATAAATAATACGGCTTTATCAGTTTCTGTAATACCAATTATGGCAGCTTTATGTATTGCGCTTGGTTTTAATCCATTAATTGTATCGTTAATTGCGACCTTTACTCTATCTCTTTCATTTATGCTTGCAATTGCAACTCCTCCAAATTCATTTGTATTTATCAATGACCATTTGAATGGTAAAGATATGGCAAAGGCAGGATTTTTACTAAAAATTGTGGGGATAATTCTAATAATTATTTTCTACACTTCAGGTTTATTTGACGTTTATAAAATTGATTTCAAAGTAGTTCAACAGCTTGAAACTACATGA
- a CDS encoding KUP/HAK/KT family potassium transporter, whose translation MTNKTPLKSLIIGAIGIVYGDIGTSPLYALKNCFLIGNLPVNDMNILGLISMFIWTLFLVVTIKYVCLILTINNQGEGGTLVISSLCRKLKIGKYRIFPLALGIIATSLFFGEGIITPAISVLSALEGIEVISPSLEPYIMPFSLVILTLLFFFQKHGTGKIGLFFGPIMVLWFITLSILGIYNIFQMPEILKAFNPYYIVNFMINNGFTGLLTIGGIILVITGVEALYADLGHFDRFSISLSWHLFIFPALILNYLGQGALLLNSPEAITNPFYHLVPETLLYPLIIFASIATIIASQSVISGVFSIAWQATLRNYLPKMKVVFTSSKMGQVYLPVVNYILYFLTIGAVLKFKTSENLAVAYGLSVAGVMLISTILAFLLAWKEWKWNKFKLGCLFIPLFFLDTTFVLTNFIKLFEGAWYTVLISAIVTYTITVWIKGNALIKYKNLLINKHLDTYLPNYQQGFPIHLPHTAIFMSKFIHKIPNSLLIHLKHNKLLHNKIIFISICPQSVPRVSLEKKFTVERININWFRILVNVGFKEIIDFDKMIEVAREHHILGEQEEVSIFFSRSIPISSTSGTLNGFSERFYIFLYNNALSPHEFYKIPHDQVVELGVRFQI comes from the coding sequence ATGACTAACAAAACTCCTCTTAAATCTCTTATTATTGGAGCTATAGGTATCGTCTATGGTGATATTGGTACTAGCCCTTTATATGCTTTAAAAAATTGCTTTTTAATAGGTAATTTGCCCGTAAATGACATGAATATACTTGGACTAATTAGTATGTTTATTTGGACGTTATTTTTAGTCGTAACGATAAAATATGTTTGCTTAATTTTAACTATAAATAATCAAGGTGAAGGTGGAACATTAGTCATATCCTCACTTTGCCGCAAATTAAAAATAGGAAAATATCGAATTTTTCCTCTTGCTCTTGGAATAATTGCAACTTCTTTATTTTTTGGCGAAGGAATTATTACCCCTGCCATTTCTGTTTTAAGTGCGCTTGAAGGAATAGAGGTAATTTCTCCATCACTTGAACCTTATATAATGCCGTTTTCCTTAGTTATTCTAACTCTTCTTTTCTTTTTTCAAAAACACGGCACTGGAAAAATAGGTTTATTTTTTGGTCCTATAATGGTTTTATGGTTTATTACTTTAAGTATTTTAGGTATCTATAACATCTTTCAAATGCCAGAAATATTAAAAGCTTTCAATCCATATTATATTGTTAATTTTATGATCAATAATGGTTTCACCGGTCTTTTAACTATTGGTGGAATTATATTAGTTATTACAGGTGTAGAAGCGTTATATGCTGACCTTGGTCATTTTGATAGATTTTCCATCTCTCTTTCATGGCACCTTTTTATTTTTCCTGCTCTTATTTTAAATTACTTAGGTCAAGGCGCTCTCTTATTAAACTCACCTGAAGCAATAACAAACCCATTTTATCATTTAGTGCCAGAAACACTTTTATACCCCTTAATTATATTCGCCTCTATTGCCACAATAATTGCTTCTCAATCGGTTATTTCAGGAGTATTTTCAATTGCGTGGCAAGCAACTTTAAGAAATTATTTGCCGAAAATGAAGGTAGTTTTTACCTCTTCTAAAATGGGGCAAGTTTATCTTCCAGTTGTAAATTATATACTTTATTTCCTGACTATAGGCGCTGTACTTAAATTTAAAACTTCGGAAAACTTAGCGGTTGCTTACGGTTTAAGTGTAGCTGGGGTTATGCTAATTAGTACAATTTTAGCATTCCTTCTTGCTTGGAAAGAATGGAAATGGAATAAATTTAAACTAGGTTGTCTTTTTATTCCTTTATTTTTCTTAGACACTACATTTGTTTTAACCAATTTTATTAAATTGTTTGAGGGTGCGTGGTATACAGTTTTAATAAGCGCAATAGTAACTTACACTATAACAGTTTGGATTAAAGGTAATGCCTTAATAAAATATAAAAACTTACTTATCAATAAACATTTAGATACATATTTACCAAATTACCAACAAGGATTTCCTATTCATTTACCGCACACTGCAATATTTATGAGTAAATTTATTCATAAAATACCTAATTCCTTACTAATACATTTAAAACATAATAAATTATTACATAATAAAATTATTTTTATTTCAATTTGTCCTCAAAGCGTTCCACGTGTCTCTCTAGAAAAAAAATTTACTGTAGAGAGAATTAATATTAATTGGTTTAGAATATTAGTAAACGTTGGCTTTAAAGAGATCATTGATTTCGATAAAATGATTGAAGTTGCAAGAGAACATCATATTTTAGGTGAGCAGGAAGAAGTTTCAATTTTCTTTAGTCGTAGTATTCCTATCTCTTCTACATCAGGAACTTTAAATGGGTTTTCAGAAAGATTTTACATTTTCTTATATAATAACGCTCTTTCACCTCATGAGTTTTATAAAATCCCACACGATCAAGTAGTAGAACTTGGGGTCAGATTTCAAATATAA
- a CDS encoding TatD family hydrolase, with amino-acid sequence MFIVDSHCHLNFDDFANDFSEVLNRAEENGVKIMQTICTRLSEFEEIKQIAEKYSNIYCSVGVHPCNVIEAEIVSVEKLLELSNHSKVIGFGETGLDYYHEPFDKDKQIQSFKNHIEAARLTGKPVIIHTRDAEEDTINILREEMKKGKFKGLLHCFTGTQNLCEAALELGIYISVSGIITFKNAKELQATIKNVSLKNLLVETDAPYLAPTPHRGKRNEPGYTKHVVEFLAGLKEVDVNEVAEITTKNFKELFNIV; translated from the coding sequence ATGTTCATAGTTGATTCCCATTGCCACTTAAATTTTGATGATTTTGCAAATGATTTTTCTGAAGTTTTAAATAGAGCTGAAGAAAACGGTGTAAAAATAATGCAAACAATTTGCACTCGTCTTTCGGAGTTTGAGGAAATTAAACAGATAGCCGAAAAATATAGTAATATTTATTGTTCGGTTGGAGTTCATCCTTGTAATGTAATAGAAGCAGAAATTGTAAGCGTTGAAAAATTATTAGAACTATCTAATCATTCAAAGGTAATAGGTTTTGGAGAAACAGGGCTTGATTACTACCATGAACCTTTTGATAAAGATAAACAAATTCAAAGTTTTAAAAATCATATTGAAGCAGCGCGTTTAACTGGTAAGCCGGTGATTATTCATACGCGTGATGCTGAAGAGGATACAATAAATATACTTAGAGAAGAAATGAAAAAAGGGAAGTTTAAAGGGCTTCTTCATTGCTTTACAGGTACTCAAAATTTATGTGAAGCTGCTTTAGAATTAGGTATTTATATCTCTGTTTCAGGTATTATAACTTTTAAAAATGCTAAAGAATTACAAGCAACAATAAAAAACGTTTCTCTTAAAAATTTATTAGTTGAAACTGATGCTCCATATCTTGCGCCAACGCCTCATCGTGGCAAACGTAATGAACCTGGGTATACAAAACATGTAGTCGAATTTTTAGCTGGATTAAAAGAAGTTGATGTAAATGAAGTGGCAGAAATTACTACAAAGAATTTTAAAGAATTATTTAATATAGTTTAA